The genomic DNA AAAAACGATCCCGTATGAATTTTCAGAAACCAAACTAGGATTTAGATATTGATATGCATTGATCTTATTTTCGGAAACGATTGCTCCTTCAAAAATCCCCGTTTCTATCCAAAGTCCGGCGCTGAATCCTGCAGGTTCTATACTAACCAACCCGTCTAAAATATTTCTGGAAAGTATGATAGGTTGTAAAGTGGATCCGGAACCTTCTAACATTACCCCTACGGAATGAGATCTTCCCGAACCTCCTCTTAACCAATTTTCTGTTACTATAACATGATCAGATTGATTTATTACTAATCCTGCACGGATCCCAAAACCGTTCGAATTCGTTTCATTCCCAAAAACCATATTTTTAGAGATGATGATCTGTCCTAGATTGGTCCTTGAATTCAAAACTTGGATCCCAGTAGAATAATCTCCGATTAGATTCATCTGTATCTGGAACCCACTCACTGAAAGGTTTGTGGTCGCTGAACTCAAAGAAGTAGTAGAGATCAAAATTGCGTTACAAAAATTTGAAAAGGAAGTCCCACAACTGGAGAGTGTATCATCTACAATTCTTGTGGGATGAATGTTTGGATCAGAATCCAGATCCGGAAATCCAGGACTAAAGCCGCCGAATAGGGAAGTATTTCCGCTCAAGAAAATTTGAGAAATAGGAGTGTAACTCCCTTCAGCCACAAAAACGGAACAGATAGATCCGCTTGAGTCGCATTCTTGGACTCCTTTTTCTATACTTCTACAAAAAGCACTTGGACCGAAACCTGTTCCACATCCCGGATCGTCTATTCCGTTAGTTGCATCTACTAAACGAATATTCGAAGAAGTTACAAAATCATAATGGATCGGATTTCCATTTTGGATCGGAAGACTTTTGGCAGTACAACCTACTAATTCGAAGAATGAATTTCCGGGAGGTCCCCATTTATCCGGAGAATTCGGAGTGATCACAATCGTATCATCATCCGGTGCGGAAGGATAGGTGACACTAGGTGGATTTCCAAGAGAAGCCACATTGTTTTTTCCCGAAATAGCAATCGGATCGAAACTACAGCTTCCAGGATCTACTCCATGAAAAGAAAGTCGGATGGAAACTTTACCATTCGGAGTGAGTATCTTGGACTTAGGAAAAATTTCTAAAACCGAAATACAATCTAAGACTAGAGTTAACGCTCCTCCGGACATGGTTCCGGTTCCGGAACCGTTCGGAATGAAAATGCAGGAATGTCCTGTAGGAATAGAGATAAAACTAACGGAATAATTTGCGGAATCTCCTACTTTATGTGCGAATGTTTTTGTTCCATCCGCAGTAAAAGTGATTTTGTCGGACATATTCTGTAAAATTAAGGGGGAAGTCCCGGCGATCGAAGGATCCAGACCGATCACCTTCACGGATAGATCATAAAATATCTTCCCGCAACTGATAAAAATTACGGTTTTAGGATATACAATCGGTCCCTCCGGATTACTGATCTTACATTCTTGCTGTGCAGACGCGCCTGATATTCCTATTACAGAAACTGAATATTGGTCTCCCATTTTTACCAGAGTAGGGAATGCCTGAGTCCCGTTAGAAGGAAAATCCAAAGTTTCTCCTAATAGATTAGAGATGCTAAGAGTTCCCGAACTTAAACCTGAAACTTGGACCGAAACTTTGATAGGTGTATTGAATGCATCCAGATCCATTTTTAAACTGAAAAGATCTAAAAGTGTGGATGCTTGTGGCGGTTTATAGCAATAAATATTTGATAAAAAGAAAAGAAGAAAAAATAGGATCCTGTAAGAATAATATTTCATTTTTCTTAACTAGGATCCTTGCCCAAGTTTACTGGATAGAAGTTTGAACTGGGAAATCCACAGAATTTCCCGGAGAAGAGAGTTTGATCGAATAGAAAGTATGAGTACTTCCGTCAAAATTAGGATCTAGGATATATATCCCATCCCCTAATGCACCTGCACTTGTATAACATCTGGAAGCCCTACAAGTAGTGGAACTTCCCATAGTGAAATTCTGCCCAAGTGTACTTCCCGAATAATTCGTAACTGTTCCCAAGGTTCCGTTACTAGAATTCAAAGGAGAATGATACACATCAAAGAACAGGGAACCGCTTTGGGTACATCTTAGATCGTAACCCATTAATACTCTTGAGCCTAAATTTCCTGGAGAAGGAACATAGGTTTGAAATCCGGTTCCATTCGGATTACAACCATTCGGCACCGTGTCTCTTCTTATCTGGGCAGGAACTCCAGATAAATTTCTCCATTCCATTAAGCTAGAATCGATCGTGTTGTCTGTAATTCCCATATTGGATCTATTAAAGAAAAGCCATACATCGGAAGAAGTTCTTATAAATTTCGGATAAGCCGCACCTGCAGAACTTACCGGGAAGATTGCTCCAGTGGAACCGGTTCCGGAAGATAAGAATAATTGATTCACCTGAGTGGCTACACCATTCGTAAAACTATATACAGCTAAATAATTATTAGGTGCATCATCCGTATCATTATCATGAAATTCGAATGCAGTTGCGTACTTACTACCGTTCCAAATTACATCCGAATATCCGAAAGTCGATCCTATCGTTCCAAGAACGGATTTGATAGTTGTAGGGGTTCCAATTAAGGTGCCATCCGGATGGATACGGATATATCTCACTAAATTTGAGAAAGAAGTACTTCCGCCAAATTCTACAAATACTACTACGAATTCATCTAGATCCGCATTATAAGCGGCAGATAACGTGCTGATCTTGGCACCGGAGGCAGTGGAAACCACTCCCGCCACCGTAATATCAGAACCCAAAGTTGTTTGTTCAATATCCAGAAATCTAGCTTTGATCGTATTTCCGGTCGAAGTCCAAACTGCTAGGTATTTGTTACCAGACCAGACTAGATCCAACATAGGCATTCCTGCACTGGTGCTAAAAAACATAGGAGTTCCTACCACTGTAGAAGTCTTTTGGTTTACCTGGAATAGATTCATCACCGGAACACTTCCGCTAAACCAGGTCCCGAAAACTGCTAAGTTCCTTTCGCAGTCGATTTTAGAAGCAGCTACTAAACCTGCTTTTCCGGAATCTCCAGTGAGAGTACAATTTTGTCCTCCTGTATAAGTCCCGAGATCGATTGTAAAATTTGTACCTGGATCTAAAGTGTCAGGAAAGGAGAAGGTTCCATTATCCGAAATTTGAAGTGTTTGAGTTTCAGAAGTATCTGTGTTTGTCAGGGTTAGATTCATCTCTTTGCCCGACTTGTTCAAGTATCCGATAACGTTCACTTTGACAAGGGAAGGTCCTGGAGTATTACTTCCGAAAACTCCTATGTTTCCATCGAATGCGATTGCACCTATCGCAGAGGAACTTGCATCTATACTAACTGCTTTTGCGTTATTACATCCAGTAAAAAGAAGTACGACCAAGAGTAAAACGGTCACGAATAGGGCAGCTTTTAGAAGAATATCCTGGACTTCTTCGTCTTTCAGAAATTTTTGCATGTCTTAACTCCCTCGTATAACTCTCGTTTGTTTTAGGGTTGGCTTCTGAAAAAACAGACAAGCCGTTTGGGTAAATTTGATGGGAAAACACGGATGGGAGGGTGATTTGGAACGAACGCTACTGATTCCGGAATGGGGGTTTGGATTAGAAATTTTAAAATATCCCGTAAATGAGGGAGTATTTTTTTTCTAAAATTCCGATTTGTTTCTCAATTTTTTATAATTGGATTGTAACAGGGTTCGCGATCGAATGTAAATATATTTGCATGCGAAAATTTCTGAAAAAAGGAATTCCTTACGGGATAGCGGCCCTTCTTCTTTTCTTTTTGGAATCCTGCTCACTCAAATCCATGAATATAGCATTCGAAGCGATGCTCGAGGCTCAGGTCGCCTGCTTAGTTACTGGAGATACCTGCGTAGATGCAAGCAGTACTCCTGGAGATGTAACGATCCCTACAGTTACGATCACAAATCTTCCGACTTCCGGAAGACCTACAGTGGAGACTGGATTTCTCTATGGGACTTCTTCCGATAATATATTAGTATCCGCCGTGCAGATTAGTATTGATGGGGGAGCTTATACTGCAGCGACCGGAACGACCACTTGGAGTTTCGCTCTGCCTACAGGTTCCTTAACTTGGAGGCATGGATCTTTTCATTCCGTTAATATCAGGAGCGTGGACTCCAGCGCAAATATTTCCACAGTATTAAGTCTGAATATTAGAAAAGGATATAATAGAGATCTAAACGGAGACGGTTACGCTGATATAGTAGTCATGGCTCCTGGTGATGCTACTGGACTGGGAGCGGCTTATATTTTTAACGGTAGTTCTTCCGGAATTGTTGCGACTACTTCGAGTGCGGCCGACCATTCTATCACAGGACAAGGAAGAATGGGATATGCTTCCGCGATGGGAGATGTAAATGGAGATGGTTTCGGAGATCTTGCGGTGGGAGCATCCGATTATTCAGGATTGCAAGGTATTACTTATGTATTTCACGGAAGTACTTCAGGGATTACTACAAGTACTGCAGCGGGTGCAGACCGTATCTTAAATTATACTGGTTCAAACGAATTCGGTTATGCGATTGCACTCGGGGATGTGAACGGAGACGGATATGATGATCTTGCTGATGGTGCTTATCATGTTTCCGGATATTCAGGACTTGCATTTATTTATTATAGCACAGGATCTGGAGGGATTTCTTCCACCGCTGGAACAACTATTTCAGGTCCTGGTTCAAGTAATTTTGCCTGTGGGATAGGACTCGGAGATATAAATGGAGATGGATTTTCAGATCTGATCGTAGGCGGAAATGCATATGCTGGTGGTAATACAGGAGGAGTCTGGATTTTCCATAGTACCGGATCAGCCGGAGTCACGGCGAGCTCCTATACCTCAGCAAACACTACAATAGTTGGAGAGTCAGCAAGTAATTTTGGAATTCGTATATATACCGGAGATGTGAACGGGGATGGATATGCAGATCTCGCTGTAGGAGCTCCTCAATATAGTTCCTATTTTGGAAGAAGTTATGTATTCAATAGCACAGGGACTACAAGTGGGATCACTGTCACTTCTGCTACAAGTGCAAACACGATAGTCAGCGGCTTCTCTACAAGTGCAGTGGGGCTCGCTGTTGCGCTTGGAGACATTAACGGAGATGGATACGATGATTTTGTTACAGGCGCTCAAAATTATTCTTCTTCGCTAGGAAGAATTTACGTAAATTTAAGCGATGGTGCTCAAGCCTCTAACGGTTCTACAAATCTAATTGTGGGGGAATCTACTAGCCAATCTTTTGGAAATGCTCTTATGATCTCCGACATAAATGGAGATGGTTTAGGAGACTTGATTGCTGGAGCAGTTACTTATCCGGACGGAGTTACGTTATCCGGAAGAGCTTATATTTTTCATAGTGCCGGCTCTAGCGCTTATATGGCTGCAAGCGCAGTCTCAGCAAATACGATTATATCAGGGAGTACAGGAAGCGAATTCGGAAGTAATCTAGTGGATGCGAATATTCCGAAGGACCTGTATCCTAAATTTTTAGGAGTTTGGGCCTTCGGAGGTTTAGAAACGTATAGGATCAAAATTTAAGAAAATCGAATATTTAGGTGAGTTTCGGTCTTCTTTTTTCTTTCAGAGCACTCATTGCTTCCAACAAATTTGCCACTACCTTAGGATCTTCAAAGCTACTTTTGGTGAATTCCAATTGGGATTCGAATTTATCATTGATCTCTTTATTGATCGCAGCCTTGGTCCTTCTGTAAGCGCTTGGTGCGATTGCCATAACCTCATCCAATTTTTTCAGAACAAGTTTACGTAGATCTTCCTTATTCTCCGCAGTTTCATTGATCAAAGATATTTCCCTTGCTTCTCCTGCCTTATAAGCAGTTCCTAAAAGGCAAACTTCGTTTAGATATTCCGACTTAACGGTAATCTTCAATTTATCTATAAAGCTGATCGGTAAAGGAAGTCCAACCAGAACCTCGGTGAATGCGATCCTTGCTTTACCTTCTAACATAAATTTAAAATCGCAGGCTAAAGTCATGACAGCACCACCTCCCATTGCATAACCGGTAACTTCTGCGAGAAGAGGTTTTCCGAAACTCAAAAGTTTACCGAATAAGATCACGATCTGGCCCATTTCGGCTGTGAGTTTTTCTCGAGGTGTGTTTAGGATATTTTCAGCATCGATACCGTTTGAAAAAAATTTAGGATTATCGGAACTTAAAAGGACTGCACGGATACTATCATCCTTATCGATCTCAGCCAGGATATTTTCCAGTTCTATCATATTCTCTCTGGTCAAAGAATTCTGATCGTTAGTTTGTATTTTAATACATTCGGCTCTGCCGTTTTTTAATTGGATTGGTTCCCGCAAATAGTTCATAGAGCATGATTAGGAACTCCAACATAAGTGATCTACTCGAATTTTATGGTTTAAATCACAAACTAATCATGCCCTAAAGCGAACTAATAAATTTTATCGATAACCTCCGGAGGCGCTGATCTTTTCTCCGGTAAGCCAATAAGAATCTTCGGAAGCTAAAAACAACGCAACCTTCGCGATATCTTCAGGTTGTCCTAAACGTCCCAAAGGAGTTTTGGAAACGATCATTTTTTCCATATCACTTCCTATCATTCCAAGTCTATGAGCTCCTTCCGTTTCCACACCACCGGGTGCGATCGTATTCACTCTGATCTTTTTAGCGCTAAGTTCTAAAGCTAATACTTGGGATACTGTATCCAGCGCACCTTTAGTGGAAGCATATACAACGGAATTTGGAACAGGGATATCGCTCACAATGGAGCTGATATTGATCACTGATCCACCTTCAGGAGCAAAATAGTTTAGGGATTCCTGAGTTGCGAGAATAGGGCCCAGAACATTCGTATTCATCTGTCTATGAAACTCATCTTCCGTAACCGCTTCCAACGGAGCAAATTCGAATACGCCTGCATTATTTACTAGAATATTCACGGAACCGAAAGCTTTCTTCGTTTCTGAAAATAAACGTTTAACGTCGGAGGACTTGGACATATCTCCTTGGACTGCGATCGCTTTACCTCCGCTTTTTTCGATCTCCGCAACAACCTTATCCGCTCCTTCTTTGCTTGAAGAATAATTTACCACTACGGAAGCTCCTGCGGAACCTAATGTTTTAGCGATACTCGCTCCAATTCCTTTAGAAGCTCCGGTTACCACTGCGACTTTACCTTTTAACTGACTCATAAGATTACTCCTGATTATTCGGATCTAATAATTTTATAGTTAGACAAGTATCGAAGTATTTGTTGGTAAAATAATTAGATATTTCGATAATTATCGAATTAATTAAAATAGAATGAGCGTCGGTCGGTTCGATCTAGATTTGGGAAAGTTTGTCCAGGTAGGCTTTGAATACATCCCTTCTTAGGATGATATTTACAAATTTACCGTCTTTAGAGGTTTCTATCAGACCAGCATTCTCTAATTCCTTAATATGATGAGAAAGTGTAGCAGGGCTAATATCCTGGGATTTGTTCAAGGTGCTGCAGGCAGTAGGTTCTTTAGTAGAGCCGATACATTGTAAAAGCTGAAATCTCCTAGGCTCAGCAAGGGCTCTAGAAATTTTAGTAAATTCCTTTTCTGTGAGTTTAACTGGTTTAGGGTTCGGCACTCTCTCCATACTTAATTCTTTAGACGGTTCTGTCTAAAGAAATTTTCGATTTTTAAGAATGTGTAAGATGGCCCTCCGGTCTTTAAGAGTAGAGAGCCTTCTTCTTATTGTTGGACGCAGATGAACTTTTTGGAAACAGAACAGCTATCATTTCCGGAACTGATTGCCCCGGATCCTATAGCATTTCCGATACCGTACTGTCCAGTGATCCCAGAAGTGATATCATCCGTCCACATATTACAATGGTTACTCGCAGTGGTCCAATTCGAATTCAAACCCGTCCAGAAAGAATCAGATCCGCTTCCGCTGAATGCAGTAGTTAAACTTCCAAAGCTGAAAAGTTTGAAAGAATTCGTGGTAAATACTTTATTAGAATAAGGTAAACTACCTGACTTTAGATAATAATCCCTGCTTGCATCCAGAACCCAATTCGTTTGGCCGGCCGCATTCGTTCCGGTTGTAGTGGCTATTCTTGTGGAACCATCTACGATCAAAGCCTTATATGTGGCACTTCCCATATCCGTTGGTTTATTCGGATCAGCTCCATCATTACAACTATCATCCGCAACAGTCATGCCTGAGTTCAAGTTTCCGCTCTTAGTGAGCGAAGTCACCCAAATCAACTTATCATTGTCTAGGTTTTGGACTCCACAATAATCAGGAGGTTGGTACTGGTCGAAAGTCGCATCACTACTCGTGAGAAGACTGAAAGATACACAACTACTTTGGGTGCCATCCACTCTATTATCGTTCTTACCCGTGATCGTTATCGTTTTATTCACATTATAATCGGAAGAGGTAAATGTCAGGCTTGTAGGGCTCACACTTGCACATTCTGTGCTTCCTGATTTACAGGAAAGAGTGAAAGTAACATCTCCGGTAGGCGGGGAGGAAAGTCCCAGTTTTACTTTAAAGGTCGCAGTTGTTCCGTCTTCGCTCGTATCCCCGCTTATATTCGAGAATGTTAATACTTGTTCATCGTCTATATTTCGGATAGGGGTAGAAGGTGCAGTATATGTTAATCCACCGCTGGCCGCGCCATAAATTATATTGTATAATACATTTCCATCTACGAGAGCATCATCCACACCGGTCGCTACGATCTTATTCGTTCCGGAAGAGATCATTGTGTTCCAGTTCCCTGAAGTGATGCTTGCCGAAGCCGTCACAGTTCCCTCAGTAGTATCATCACTCGAAGCAGGGACAGTTACGGTGGAACTTGGAGAAGACTGTGTAATCAGATAGATCGTAGCAGTTCCTCCTCCTTCACTCGTAGAGAAACCTCCGGACCTTCTGCAAGAAGAGATAAGATTGGAAACATCATTATCACAACTATAATACACGAAAGAAGGATTTTTAACGAATGTACTGCTTCCATACTTACTATCTGTAGTTGTAGTAGAAGTTGAAACAGTATAATCGTGATTTCCTTCGTTAACACCATTCGAACTTCCTGTTACGGTAATTTCCCTGTCTTGGTTCCATCCTCCCGCTACGTTTTTAGAAGGAGTGAAAACTAAAGTAGAAGTATTTAAAACTCCATCGCTAGTCGTACTTCCGCTGGAAAGATTCAGGGTAACATTAGAAAGAGGTTGGGACCTCAATCGAATGGTGAACTTGGAATAGGTTTGAGGATCTAATTTTGCGGAATCATCAGTTGCAAAACCGTTGATAGAAACGGAAGAATTACTGGTAAGAGTGGTAATTCCATTTGCAAAGATCACGTAACCAGCAGTGTCATCGTCCAAATTGTTTACGGTAACAAAATTCGGACTAGGAGTTTTATTATTATATTTGGAATCGGAACTTGTTGCCTTATTCACTCCGATCTGGTACTGCACATTCCCATCCATCACATCATCATCCACTCCGGTGACCACGACCGACTGAGGTGTGTTCCAGTTGGAAGGGGTGAATGTAACCTGAGTTTGGTCGATCGTACCTTCTTTGTTATTTGAATTTACGGAATCTTTCTTTTCGTTAAAGGAAACGGTAACATTAGATGTAGGTTCACTTGTGAGAACCACTGTGAAAAATGCGTTTTGTCCTGCTTCGTTCGTATTTGTGCTTAATGTTGAAACTGTGATCCCTGGGCTATCATCATCGGTGATATTTACTTTCACATCAGGAGGATTTTCATTACCGTAATCCGTTGCAGTTCCTAAGATTATATTTACGATCACATTTCCGTCTGCAATTTGGTTGTTCACAGGAGTGGCCGTAACCGTCTGAGGAGTATTATAATTTGCAGGAGTAAACGTAAGTAGAGAAGTATCTGCGCTCGCTCTGGATGGATTCGAACTGGAAACAGGTATAGTTACATTACCTGGAGGTTCTACAGTCAAAGTAACCGTAAATGTTTTAGCGGCTCCTGCCTCGTTGATATTCAGAGTAGTCGGTGTGACTATTATAGCAGGTTCCTCGTAATCTATATTCGTAACGAAAACAGAAGGTAATATTAAATTATTATAATTTGAATCGGAACTAGTGGAGTTTCCTAGGTTGATCTTATACTGGATGTTTCCGTCTGTCAGAACGTCGTCCACTCCGGTAATCGTTACTACCTGAGGAGTATTAAAATTCCCGCTGGTAAATGTTAAAGAAGAAGGGGATACGGTTCCTTCCGTCAAATCGGAACTTTGGATACTAGGAATTACAACATTGCCGGAAGGCGCCTTACTCAGGACCACGGCAAAACTGGCGGTATTCCCTTTTTCGGTAGTGATCAGATCTTTTTTGGGAGAAACTACGATGCTATAGGAATCGTCATCAATTACGGTAATTCCGATAGAAGGTGTATAAAGACCGTTATAGGATTTGTCCTCACTAGTTGCTTTGCCTACATAAAGAGAAATATCCTTATTTCCCTCTACAGCTAAATTGTCTATACCAGTGATCGTGATTGTCTGAGGAGAATCCCAGTTGCTGGCGGTAAAAGTTACCGTAGGGACAGAAATTGTTGCCCGATCCGTATGGCTCAAACTAAGAGGCAGGGTCACATCTGCCGTAGGTATCTTGTTTAATCGGATCTCTAGGTCCAAGGTCCCGTTTGTGGGATTTTCAGGAACCACATAGGAATAATTGGGAGAAGAAACGGTAACCCCGTTTGCACTTTGGGGAAATTTTTCACTTACCCCGGAGAGTATATAATCCAAAGAATTCGTCGAACCCTTACATTGGAGCAAAAGTAAAACCGAAAGAATAAAGATGGAAATTGGATACCTTTTGCGGATTCGTTTCATCGACCTTGGTCCAGTTGTGTTTATAGGATTAAGACTAGGCATTCTCAAATAGATATTAACTCTAATCTTTTTCAAAAATTTCGGAAAAAAGTTTTAGACTGTTCCTTAAGTGCCAAGAGATGATTTCGTTTTTAATAAAATATTAAAACTTACATAAGACTTCGCGAATATTATAAAAAAGTAGTATCTTGTCCGAGATGTTTCCTGCACAAGGGTCATAACTTTCTTCTTAAAACCGTATTCGAGTGGTGATTATTAATTCTCGCATATCTTTTTTACTCTTCCTAATTATATCTTTTTTCTTCCTGGATTGTGCTCGGACTAGATATGCCATCGTCGAGTCTAAATCATTTCAAAAATTCTGTGGATGTGTTCCGGAAGATGATATCCCCGCAAATTCCAAAGAAGAAGCGTTAGGTAAATTAAGCGAAGGTTCTTTGGACGATTTAGGAACTCCTAATTATATGGAGATCATGTATCGAGGTTTAAAAAAAGCGTTTGAGTATTCAGGAACCACATTCGAACAAACGGAAGAAGGCCTAAAAGCCCCGGGAGTCGAGCTTAAACGTATAGAAGAAGATAAAAAGTTAAAAGAACTTTTGATCGTCATAGATGGGGACGTTGCATTTCCTTCAGGTAGATCCACATTAACTCCTAAAGCAAGGGACCTTATTTCTAAAATTGCTGACGCGTTAGTTGCTTATCCTGAAACAAATGTAAGGATCGGAGGACATACGGATACTCCCGGTTCCTTTACTTCAAACCTGAAATTAAGTAAGGAAAGATCCCAGGCAGTAAAACAAGAACTTAAACAATCCCATGAAATTGGAGAAGAAAGGTTTAAGGAAGTAGATGGATACGCGGACCTGCGTAAGATCGTTGATACCTTCTTCTCTGAAAAAAAGAATCGAAGAACCGAGATTTATGTCGGAACGGTTCGGATCGTATACTAAGGGGATTCGAATGAGATTCTTTATGATTTCGAATTTTAGAATTTTATTAAGTTTATTCTTATTTTTTTCTTTTGTAGGTCCGAATTTTTCCCAAGAGCCGGAAAAAACGGAACAGCCTCCTTCCGTTCCGAAGCAGGAAGAGACCGCTAAGGAAACTTCTTCCTGGTTTAACGATCCTAACGATAAATTTAGCAAGGTTTTCGAACATAGATTGATGTTCCGAGTAGGTGCAGGGATTGGAAATCTTTCTCCTGCGATATTGAACGAGACTGGACCGGCTTGGTCTAAGGATTCAATACTTAGGAATATAGTGGATGCTGATTCTCCTCCTTCTTTTCCCTATAAAGAAGCAAAATCTTTGGGAGTCCAAACCCAGGCTTGGGATATCAGTTACGGATGGAAAAATCGTTTCGAGATCCAATCTGCCAGAAATTCTTCATTAGGAAAATATGGTAAAGAAGAACCTGCCTCTACGAATTTTATCACTCCTAGGACGGATCTATACTGGGCTTCCGCATTCGAAGGAAATCGATTATTAAGATTTGATGGAATAAGTGATCATTTAAGATTTTCTTATATTCATCCTTTTACTTCCAGATTTAGGATCGGACCGTCCGTAAATTTTCATAGATATACGGAGCAGGATACTAGCTCTTACGGATCTTATTCTACTTCTCGCCCTGGCGCTCCTGTTCCGGATAAAGCAACCTGGTCTGTCGGGGGAAATGTAGAATCCAATTTTTCTATGAAAGGAATTCTTCCCGGGATCTATTTGAAATTCAAAATTACCGAATGGTGGGAGATCCGTTCTCGTTTGGAATATTTGGATCGAAAAGGCGATTTTTCAGCGATAGGTATTCAGGTCTTGCAAGAATCGATTTCCGGAGGGCCTGGAACTTATAGTATTTCAGTTCCGGCTTATGGAGGTAAGGTCTCCGATAAAGGTACTATCTTTATGTTCGAGTCCTCGTTCAGATATTGTAGGTTTAGTCTTGATATAGGAATGATCCGCCAAGATATTACCAGAAGTTATTCCATGTACGTTGGGGATACTATTGGAACAGTCTCTACCAACGATTATTTATTACGTTTCCCGAATATAGATCTGGGGCAAATGAGTCATCATTCCAAACAAACCTTGACGGAAGTTTATATTATGCCCGGAGCATCGTTTTTTTACGATTCAGACGGGATCTATTGATCCGTTCTACTTTTCATTTTTAGCATAAAATTGCATAATTTGGGTTATTTTGACCCGAATTTGAAATAAATAGTTGCTTTCAGT from Leptospira selangorensis includes the following:
- a CDS encoding enoyl-CoA hydratase/isomerase family protein, producing MNYLREPIQLKNGRAECIKIQTNDQNSLTRENMIELENILAEIDKDDSIRAVLLSSDNPKFFSNGIDAENILNTPREKLTAEMGQIVILFGKLLSFGKPLLAEVTGYAMGGGAVMTLACDFKFMLEGKARIAFTEVLVGLPLPISFIDKLKITVKSEYLNEVCLLGTAYKAGEAREISLINETAENKEDLRKLVLKKLDEVMAIAPSAYRRTKAAINKEINDKFESQLEFTKSSFEDPKVVANLLEAMSALKEKRRPKLT
- a CDS encoding beta strand repeat-containing protein; its protein translation is MRKFLKKGIPYGIAALLLFFLESCSLKSMNIAFEAMLEAQVACLVTGDTCVDASSTPGDVTIPTVTITNLPTSGRPTVETGFLYGTSSDNILVSAVQISIDGGAYTAATGTTTWSFALPTGSLTWRHGSFHSVNIRSVDSSANISTVLSLNIRKGYNRDLNGDGYADIVVMAPGDATGLGAAYIFNGSSSGIVATTSSAADHSITGQGRMGYASAMGDVNGDGFGDLAVGASDYSGLQGITYVFHGSTSGITTSTAAGADRILNYTGSNEFGYAIALGDVNGDGYDDLADGAYHVSGYSGLAFIYYSTGSGGISSTAGTTISGPGSSNFACGIGLGDINGDGFSDLIVGGNAYAGGNTGGVWIFHSTGSAGVTASSYTSANTTIVGESASNFGIRIYTGDVNGDGYADLAVGAPQYSSYFGRSYVFNSTGTTSGITVTSATSANTIVSGFSTSAVGLAVALGDINGDGYDDFVTGAQNYSSSLGRIYVNLSDGAQASNGSTNLIVGESTSQSFGNALMISDINGDGLGDLIAGAVTYPDGVTLSGRAYIFHSAGSSAYMAASAVSANTIISGSTGSEFGSNLVDANIPKDLYPKFLGVWAFGGLETYRIKI
- a CDS encoding SDR family NAD(P)-dependent oxidoreductase — encoded protein: MSQLKGKVAVVTGASKGIGASIAKTLGSAGASVVVNYSSSKEGADKVVAEIEKSGGKAIAVQGDMSKSSDVKRLFSETKKAFGSVNILVNNAGVFEFAPLEAVTEDEFHRQMNTNVLGPILATQESLNYFAPEGGSVINISSIVSDIPVPNSVVYASTKGALDTVSQVLALELSAKKIRVNTIAPGGVETEGAHRLGMIGSDMEKMIVSKTPLGRLGQPEDIAKVALFLASEDSYWLTGEKISASGGYR
- a CDS encoding ArsR/SmtB family transcription factor codes for the protein MERVPNPKPVKLTEKEFTKISRALAEPRRFQLLQCIGSTKEPTACSTLNKSQDISPATLSHHIKELENAGLIETSKDGKFVNIILRRDVFKAYLDKLSQI
- a CDS encoding OmpA family protein produces the protein MIINSRISFLLFLIISFFFLDCARTRYAIVESKSFQKFCGCVPEDDIPANSKEEALGKLSEGSLDDLGTPNYMEIMYRGLKKAFEYSGTTFEQTEEGLKAPGVELKRIEEDKKLKELLIVIDGDVAFPSGRSTLTPKARDLISKIADALVAYPETNVRIGGHTDTPGSFTSNLKLSKERSQAVKQELKQSHEIGEERFKEVDGYADLRKIVDTFFSEKKNRRTEIYVGTVRIVY
- a CDS encoding DUF1554 domain-containing protein, coding for MKRIRKRYPISIFILSVLLLLQCKGSTNSLDYILSGVSEKFPQSANGVTVSSPNYSYVVPENPTNGTLDLEIRLNKIPTADVTLPLSLSHTDRATISVPTVTFTASNWDSPQTITITGIDNLAVEGNKDISLYVGKATSEDKSYNGLYTPSIGITVIDDDSYSIVVSPKKDLITTEKGNTASFAVVLSKAPSGNVVIPSIQSSDLTEGTVSPSSLTFTSGNFNTPQVVTITGVDDVLTDGNIQYKINLGNSTSSDSNYNNLILPSVFVTNIDYEEPAIIVTPTTLNINEAGAAKTFTVTLTVEPPGNVTIPVSSSNPSRASADTSLLTFTPANYNTPQTVTATPVNNQIADGNVIVNIILGTATDYGNENPPDVKVNITDDDSPGITVSTLSTNTNEAGQNAFFTVVLTSEPTSNVTVSFNEKKDSVNSNNKEGTIDQTQVTFTPSNWNTPQSVVVTGVDDDVMDGNVQYQIGVNKATSSDSKYNNKTPSPNFVTVNNLDDDTAGYVIFANGITTLTSNSSVSINGFATDDSAKLDPQTYSKFTIRLRSQPLSNVTLNLSSGSTTSDGVLNTSTLVFTPSKNVAGGWNQDREITVTGSSNGVNEGNHDYTVSTSTTTTDSKYGSSTFVKNPSFVYYSCDNDVSNLISSCRRSGGFSTSEGGGTATIYLITQSSPSSTVTVPASSDDTTEGTVTASASITSGNWNTMISSGTNKIVATGVDDALVDGNVLYNIIYGAASGGLTYTAPSTPIRNIDDEQVLTFSNISGDTSEDGTTATFKVKLGLSSPPTGDVTFTLSCKSGSTECASVSPTSLTFTSSDYNVNKTITITGKNDNRVDGTQSSCVSFSLLTSSDATFDQYQPPDYCGVQNLDNDKLIWVTSLTKSGNLNSGMTVADDSCNDGADPNKPTDMGSATYKALIVDGSTRIATTTGTNAAGQTNWVLDASRDYYLKSGSLPYSNKVFTTNSFKLFSFGSLTTAFSGSGSDSFWTGLNSNWTTASNHCNMWTDDITSGITGQYGIGNAIGSGAISSGNDSCSVSKKFICVQQ